The following is a genomic window from Solanum lycopersicum chromosome 6, SLM_r2.1.
aaaaaaacacatccCCCCACCTGCAGAAGAAGCTCAAAATAAGTGCAAAATCAAAACTTTTTACTCTTCAGCTATTGACAGAAGTTAATAATTGTCTCAATTAAATCAGTTCAGGTCGACTCTATGAAGTATGAAACAATTCTGCTGTATTCTcagatcaattttattttagacATCCTATAAATAACCGACAAAATGGGTATGCgaaaaaaagcaaaagaaatgGTCTTTTTAGTTACTCAGTCTAGTAAATTTCTTAAAAAGCAAAACGGAAGAAGAGTGGAATTGAAACCTGTGAAAAAAGCGTAGTTGCGGGATGAGATTTTGTTGTTGATCTTTGGGTTGGTGAATAAGCGCTGAAAATCTTAAAGAATCAGAGAAATTCCTGGTGGGTTTGCTAGATTTGCAGATATCAGTCAGTCAAAAATGGAGACGGAAAGTTGTCGTGCTGAGCTGCTGGTGGTGGCCACTGGTGCGGCAGTGGGCCTCGACTGTCTTTTGTggaattaactttttttatcttatttgttaaaaaagaaaaagatgaaaaatgtaAAGCGCCTGTAGCTCAGTGGATAGAGCGTCTGTTTCCTAAGCAGAAAGTCGTAGGTTCGACCCCTACCTGGCGCGATTCCttgcttttttttaattgtgttcCTTTTTTCGAACCAAATTCTGGCTCCGTCgttgtatttaaaaatttttatctatttaaaaaTTGCTAGAATCAATAAATCCATATATCATATTTCTGCGGACATAAGAGTTTCCTTTTTTATGATTGGTAGAAATCACATGTTATGCTATATTTTCGAATGGATATTTATGTCATGATACAAGTTCATgtttttcaaaagaaatgaaTGAGATTGGATTGGAATATCGTTTGTAGgaaattttatttcttccacAATAAGATCTAGATAATTATTCGGCTTTTTGAGGAAAACCAATAGAAAATGTGAACTTACGAGTACATGTGTTTTCTGTACTCACAGCAGGCTTATATGCAAGTGAGTACTGGTTTTAGTGTAACCTACTGCTGCTTTATTAAATCAAATTCgattctattttttaaatctGCTCATCTTATTATTTTCTAGATAGTATGGTACCaacactattttatttattgtttaattaaaaGTGTTGTTTACTCATATTACTATCTGATTTGGAGGCAATGAATTTTCAGACAATCTATCACACAATTTATGTTCACATTTTACACGATAATAGGTATCatcacaatttaaaataatattatagatCGTACAAATTACTTCATTCACAGTAATCCATTTTCCCACCATTTACGTAAATTTCTCCTCCTATTTTTGTGGAAAACATTAACATAATATACGAAACTATTGTCACCCAATTATTTAATGCAAGTGTTATCGTAGAAAGATCACGATTTTTTCAATTAAGATGGTATAGTAGAATCACTACTtctatttctttaatgttatttcacttttttttattaatatcataCAGTAACAAACTCTTATGAAgcacttattattattttattttatttgtaaaactaaatttctttttatacttCGTGTAATTAAGATTCAAGTAAGAAATAAGTGAGGCTCGCTAAAATATTATAGATTGAAAATTTAAGTCAAATAGATAATTAAGAATAGTGCTAGTAATATCATGTTGGAATGGGGTggaaaaaatgttattaaataaaACTTAGCAACAAATAATTGTATGTACTTAACTACACTAAATAATTGTATGTACTTGACCACACTAAATAATAACTCGTAAATGTCTGCTTTAAGtgattaagttatttttctttcttttattgtaaataagatgtgattcaaaaaattatttattgatcATCAATTTTTTCAGGCGAAATGGATATTATTCATTGAAAACaatgttcaaaataatttaattagtccattcctttgtaaatttaaatctaagtttcaaaagtaaagATAAATATTCTATCTTCATGGATAGATTTTGAGGATAAACATTTTCCATCTTTATGTCATTTATTGAATTATCTATTCCATCTTACCATCACCATATTACATTCatttattaacttttttcaataattgaaaTTTGACCTTCTGTTCCTATAACTCAAAGAAAGGACCGAGAAGAAATAGTATAATAAGTTATGTTACTTGTGATGCTTGTTGTAGTCAAATCTTTTTTCCCTACGATTGTGAAGTTATAGACTTGtcataaaattgaagaatataataataataataataaaaagataatcttcaagtttttctttttttatggcGCATTAGTTGAGTTAGTAGTTAAGGAAATAGTTAAGAATTATGGAATTTCATACTAAAATGAGAAAATGGCCAAAAACTTCTCTAATCTATATTTAGATTTTCAATTACACACTTAAACTTTACGAAAATTCTATCACCTTCTGAAgtgtttaaaattgaaattaatacaTCATCCAACACTTAGCTGACAAAGAGAATGGTCACTCTCTTTGAGAGAATGAGCATAAaaaacaaacattaaaaaatttatttttaattttcttattcatagTCTTCTTCTCcatagcaatatagaccaaatTCTTCAGTAGATTCATCATTGTAAATTTCAcacaattttaaaaacttttatgtaaaaaaaacttttgaaaatcaatcaattcaattgaaaataaaatgatatgtatttacatcattcaaaaaaaataatatttggatCAGTTCTCATCAACAAATCAAATTCAATCAAACTCCCAAATgaggatgtttttttttataatttatattctttGATTATCAATGTCAAATCTCAATCAATAAGTGGATTGTAATCGTCATAGTTGACCTCCATTAATGGCATTGATGCCTTCATTCGTCCTCCATCTTTCCTTGCTCactttttttagtttataatttttgttcCCCTATCTTTGTTGCTCCAACTATCCACCATTGTCTTTTCCTCCGGCAAAATCCAAACCACCAATAGAGACCCGTTCTCCCCTCCCCCTCTAATCTTATATCTCTCGTTTCAAGATAACCACCATGAAAACCTACTCTTTCTCCCCTACCTTTATTCCTCACAATTCAATAGGAATTTGAAAGAATTGGGTGAAGAAATTAGAAGAGTATAGgagaaagttaaaaaaaattatgagaaaaattttaaaaaaatcaatcaatttcCGTGTGAAGTTCACATGCCTAGATAGATGTGATTGTGGCTTTTTAAGGATGTAATTATTACAATTTTAAACAATTCAGGTGGGTGATGAGACTCTTGTAAAGTTAAAATGTGTACTTAAAAATTCGAATATAAATTAGGGGGAGAGCTGTAGATCATTTTGTCGattaatattttagtaagaacaaaaaaactaggtgattctttcaATTTACCTCAAACTAATTGAACAAATTTACCAATactttttatagaaaaacaataaatatttcataaaattaattaaagtcgTGAAATTTAATTCAGACAttcaatcattaaaaaaaaaagttaaaaatgccaatttacataaataatatattatataacttTATTTACAAATTATAAGATATATGTCCTCTTACATATGTTagccttattttttaaaacacaaaTAGCATGATCATTATCAATGTTCAAGAACGTCACCTCTTTTTTTGGGTAAATCATCACACTATCAAACCGCCACTTGTTTATATCTAACACAATTTTGATACAAtttaaatagaattttttaaaaattttactaaatatttaaacaaaaattatataaaacaaatatattatctGTATTATGTGTGAATTTCAAATACTTTGATACTATTTAAATTAGTTTACATTgttaaaaatgtattatatttattatgaaataataactatcgaatttatataatataatatcaaattcgAATGGTATCATAACCAGTGGTTAAAGTACAATAGAAATTGAAAGAATTGGGCCAAAAAAATGGAAGAGTGTAGGAGAAAGATAAACAAAAAGGGTAACTTTCGCAtgtagtaaataaaaaatttatatttgtatccTATAGGAAAGTTTGCAttattgcgctccatagcaaacatagaaactgtataattcgctatacatatacagttgaagcaaattgtataaaatgaagtgtataaaacaagaaagagaaagacacttgggcagaaaactgtataaaaacgaagtgttaaaatgaattgtattattataagtgtaagaacgattatatataatttgaatttgtataaaatgagaaagagagagacaaaagagacttgatacggaatatataattgaatcgaattgtataaaactagaaagagaaaaattagatacaatttgaaaaatgtataaaacgagaaagagaaaggcAAAGGAAACTAGGTAggagagtatttttattgtataattataagtgtataggacgaaaatatgtgtacttgcatgtgtatatacaattttctcacgctttatacaaacagaaacacaatttatatattttgtttctgtttgtataaatgAGAAAGTcgagagtggcaagcgagatttgggagagtggcgagtgagatCTAGAAAAGGGGAGAGAGGGaacaaaaatatgtatttatataattttctctgctttatacaattagaaacaatttttatacacttgtgtttgtatgaaAAGTGAAGAAGCGAgtgagagattggaggagagtggcgagtgagatATTTGAGAGAGAGGcacctgacaattttttgcaaacattTGCTGTGGAGCagaattaaatcaaaccctagctactctatttattttagattattagtttgctattatatacaattttctaaaaaaaaaattataaggaaacttggaaaaaatatttatacatagaCCTCCCAAATTTCAAATCTACCATTCCCAACTTGTACAAAACCGTAATTATGATAAAACACAAGGACAAAAATGGTAGACAAATTTCAGTATCCCTCTTTATTAACCTATCCCCTTTCAATTCAAACATACTTATCACACACTTTTTAGTTCTACTAACATTTTTTTCTGCAGACGCtccaaaccctaaccctaattcGCCGCAAGAACTCAGCTTTTCCGGCAGTGTCCAACTGGTAAACACTTCCCCTGTGAgaaagttttcttttttattctctGCGATTTAGTTTGAACTTTGAAAGATTTGATCTTTAGTCTAGAAAACTAAGTATTCATGTTTACTGATCTGAATTTTGATACTATTTGCTTAATGAGATCTTCGATTCACATTTACAGTAAAGTAGCTAAGATGGGAGATACAAAGGAGAACGAAGCTTACGAGGAAGAACTTCTCGACTACGAAGAAGATGATGAGAAGGCCCCAGATTCCGTTAATGGAAAAGTTAACGGCGAATCTGCCAAGAAGTGAGCTTTacttaaatttctatttttcgttctcttcttttttttttttgaaatttgtattGTTCTGTGATGCTTAACATAGAAGTTGACCCTGAAGTTTGACCCAATGTGTGTAAAGCAAGTGGTGTGGCTTGTGTTTGTTCTATAATATTTTCTACTAAGTAATAGAGTATACTTGTTCATTGGGATAATCAATTCGATTGTTGTGCCTCAACTTTATAAACTGAGATTGAGAGTGCAAAGTGCTTagggtaaatattttttcttgttctttttaatATAGTTTGAGTTGGAAAAGCTAAGGTCTTCTGTCATGTAGTCATGTACATATAGCGAGAAGTAAGGATCTCTTTTATTTCCATTTTAGCAGTAAATATAACTGTGCACCTACTGAATAAATGGTTAATACGCCACCATATCTGATtaatattcttcttttcttcttcttaagtctgtgattttgatattatactAAGTCTAAATGTTTTTGTCAATGTAGGGGTTATGTTGGAATTCACAGTTCTGGATTCAGAGACTTTCTTTTAAAGCCAGAGCTACTGCGGGCTATTGTGGATTCAGGGTTTGAGCATCCCTCTGAAGGCAAGTCATCTCTTATCTGTACATTGATTTTGCAAATTTGTTGTTCTATGGGtgttaatatttccttttttgatattttaactgccaataagaatatttttccGCGTGGTGTCAAGTTGTCCACCATGCTATTCAGCTAGTGGTCAAACATGTGTGGAAGATGGGCATGGGTTAACTGAGTTACACTTGCATGGGCTAAATTTGACCATCTTTGAAGGCATTTTGATCTCTGTGGTTTTGTTTTTTCACTCATTAATTTATGAGTTTTCTTGTTGAAATTGTGCAACATTCAGTATGCTAGTGGTTGAGAATACTGTTCTTCAGAGATGTCATATTTAGCCCTTAAAATTGTAATCCAACCCAACACGCCAATAAACAAGGATAATGCTCATAGATGGTCAGTATGGATACAGTTGAACTTAACCTATTAAATAGCGCAGGTTAATTTGGGCTTCCTAAGATGGCTTATAGTGATACATAAGAGAACTGGAAAAAAGAAGATGCCAGAAACAATGAGTGTATATATTATTTGCGTTGTCACCAAAGAACTTGgccgaaaaataaaataagaactgTTTTTGCTTGGTTTGGGTTGTTACATCTATTTCTCCAACTGCACTCAACAGTCTCACACAATTTCCTTCTTCAAAGAATCAGAATATTCTTTTTTGTTACTCTGTTTGGTGTATGTGTATATCTATCTACAATTCACCTTCTTTATCCAACTATTAAAAAAGAAGTTTTTCTCTGGGAGCAGGAGGTGGAGAGGGAGTATACTCTATGCTTTCACCAGTGCTATAAGAGGATCTTCGTTTTCCAAGGGTGTTAAGCTTCAAATGAAGCAAACATGTACTTTTTTGAAAACAAATGCTTAAAAATTGGAACACCCAGTAATGCACGCTGTGTTCAgttcattttttctattttgtttattcATTCATTGATTTTGGTAACACCCTGTTTGCCTTTTTAATGGGTTCTTGACAATCTATTTCTCTATCTGTTTTCAGGTAAATTATTACTATCACTACTATTTTGGAGAAGTGTACTGTGGTAAACTTTTTAAAACTGAAACTGAGGCCTTTTTGGCTCCACTCTATTTGGTTCTTCATCAGTGCAACATGAGTGTATTCCACAAGCTATTCTGGGTATGGATGTTATTTGTCAAGCCAAATCTGGAATGGGCAAAACTGCTGTTTTTGTTCTTTCGACTCTGCAGCAGATTGAACCTGTTCCTGGTCAGGTTGCTGCTTTGGTCCTATGTCATACAAGGGAATTAGCTTATCAGGTATGCAATGGAATCTGCTGTTCTGCTTCACTAATCATATTTTTCCTCTCCAAACATATCTAGTAATCCTCTTTTTTTGTGGGGTTCTTTTGTTGTCTGCAGATCTGTCATGAATTTGAGAGGTTCAGCACATATTTACCTGATATCAAGGTTGCTGTCTTCTATGGTGGTGTCAATATCAAACTTCACAAGGAGCTTCTGAAGAATGAATGTCCTCATATTGTTGTTGGAACTCCTGGAAGAGTACTTGCATTGGCTAGAGATAAAGACCTTCCTCTGAAGAATGTGAGGCATTTTATTCTGGATGAATGTGACAAGATGCTTGATTCACTTGGTATGTCTTAGCTTAATTTTCTGCTTTCATGATTCTAGTTGCCTATTTCCGTGACACTATTTTTTAGCAACTCATTACCTGTACTATGTTTGCAGACATGAGGAGAGATGTGCAGGCAATCTTCAAGATGACTCCCCATGACAAGCAAGTAATGATGTTTTCAGCAACGCTCAGCAAGGAGATCCGTCCAGTCTGCAAAAAATTTATGCAAGATGTAATGTCCTCTGCCAGTTCTACTTGAAAGTAGAAGTCTTCCGATTTCCATCATTTCAAAATTCTGCTAGCATTTAGTAGTGTAGTTTATTGAGGATGTGTACGGGGAAAAATGGGTTGTTGTGCACTGAGCTTGTAGTTCCTTTGTTTTCTTCCATTTGTGCATGTATCAGAAGTACAAATTAGAATGTTTTTGTCATGGGAGTAAAGATGTTACGTGGGATTATCTAGGTCGGATCAATGCTTGCACTATTAAGGGAATTATTCTTGTTAGTAGTGTTGTAAATATGTTGAGCAACGATGAGAAATAGTTGGTCTGATTTTACCATCTCCCGAGAGAAAATGCCCAGATGGATTGTGGATTCTTCTTCAATCCTCATTCGTTTCATTCTGGGTACCATTAGCTTCATGAAGCTCCTAATATGCTTTACTGTGACGTTCTTTTCAGCCAATGGAAATTTATGTTGACGATGAGGCAAAGTTGACCCTTCATGGACTTGTACAGGTACATCTTGGGTGCGAAGATATGAAGCCATGATTTCTATGCATCTGAATTAACTTTCttatttggtttcttttattacAACAGCATTACATCAAATTGAGTGAAACGGAGAAAAACCGGAAGCTAAATGATCTGCTGGATGCCTTGGACTTCAATCAAGTGGTAATATTTGTCAAGAGTGTGAACAGGGCAGCAGAGCTGAATAAATTACTAGCGGAGTGTAATTTTCCATCTATCTGCATCCACTCTGGCATGACTCAGGAGGAAAGGTATGTGACTGTTGTTGATTGCAGTTTTCCCTTTGCACCTACTTCTATTCTAGTTTAGCATGAAATATGGCACAATATTGATATGATTTTTTGTGATAAGTTTAGGTAGTGACAGCCACTTTTCAGCCTTCCTGATATTACCTGAATGATTATATTTTTGGTTTTATACTACTAATTGGGAGTAACAAGTAAACAATTAACTAGACAATTAGAAAACAAAGTGATTTGCTACGTATGTAGTTAATAGATGAAGTCCTAGAGTTGTAGTTCTTACTCTAGGTGCTAACTCAATGGGTAATACCTAATTAGCTCGCTATTATGATTGGGGATTGGTTATTACTTTGAATACTAAATATCTCTTGAGTAATGAGGAACTTGGCTCATATTAGCTTTCTCAAGTCAAATAAGACAACATTACATGCAATTGATTATGAAGCCAAGAGAGGTTATTCCTACTCTTGTTCAAAACTTTGTTATTAAGCTTAATTGACTCCTCAATTAGCCTTAATACCTTGTTATCCAGATTACCTAAACTCAATTTTTCATTGTCAATCAAGAACTTAGTTAATAGGGCATAAAACAATGTTTTAAACCGATACTTTCACATTCAAGCATAGAAATGACTAAATAACCAATGAAACAAGCTTCACATTTATTACCTATAAAGTGTAGTACAGTAGGGTTGAACTATGAGCTTGGATGAAGAGCTTTAATGGAAATTAAACTAGGAAAGCCTAAACACATTggcaattaaaaaagaaattgctAACTCTAGTTGGCGACCTCATTGGAAATGGGTTATTAAATGGCTCAAAAGAGCTTATCAAATCGCATAATTATTGACAAGGAAGAAACTAGAGCCAAAGATAGACTTGAAATCGTTTTAAAGTTGCTAGTGCAAAATGTCACTTGGATGCCCCAATGTGAGTGAGAGGTTGGCTGTGGATGAATATAGGAGAGGTAATGGGAGAC
Proteins encoded in this region:
- the LOC101261336 gene encoding DEAD-box ATP-dependent RNA helicase 15 isoform X1; protein product: MGDTKENEAYEEELLDYEEDDEKAPDSVNGKVNGESAKKGYVGIHSSGFRDFLLKPELLRAIVDSGFEHPSEVQHECIPQAILGMDVICQAKSGMGKTAVFVLSTLQQIEPVPGQVAALVLCHTRELAYQICHEFERFSTYLPDIKVAVFYGGVNIKLHKELLKNECPHIVVGTPGRVLALARDKDLPLKNVRHFILDECDKMLDSLDMRRDVQAIFKMTPHDKQVMMFSATLSKEIRPVCKKFMQDPMEIYVDDEAKLTLHGLVQHYIKLSETEKNRKLNDLLDALDFNQVVIFVKSVNRAAELNKLLAECNFPSICIHSGMTQEERLTRYKAFKEGHKRILVATDLVGRGIDIERVNIVINYDMPDSADTYLHRVGRAGRFGTKGLAITFVSSASDSEVLNQVQERFEVDIKELPEQIDTSTYMPS
- the LOC101261336 gene encoding DEAD-box ATP-dependent RNA helicase 15 isoform X2, whose protein sequence is MDVICQAKSGMGKTAVFVLSTLQQIEPVPGQVAALVLCHTRELAYQICHEFERFSTYLPDIKVAVFYGGVNIKLHKELLKNECPHIVVGTPGRVLALARDKDLPLKNVRHFILDECDKMLDSLDMRRDVQAIFKMTPHDKQVMMFSATLSKEIRPVCKKFMQDPMEIYVDDEAKLTLHGLVQHYIKLSETEKNRKLNDLLDALDFNQVVIFVKSVNRAAELNKLLAECNFPSICIHSGMTQEERLTRYKAFKEGHKRILVATDLVGRGIDIERVNIVINYDMPDSADTYLHRVGRAGRFGTKGLAITFVSSASDSEVLNQVQERFEVDIKELPEQIDTSTYMPS